A genomic segment from Pseudoduganella chitinolytica encodes:
- a CDS encoding 5-(carboxyamino)imidazole ribonucleotide synthase: MSNEKLETAQRVDFAALAEPQFLPAVPSANPPTWLGVMGGGQLGRMFAQAAQQMGYQVVVLEPAADCPAGQVAQRLISADYTDGPALDELVAQCAAVTTEFENVPADSLARLAQQIFVAPNAAGVSVAQDRIAEKTFFVGCAEKSGVLPAPHKVIATQADIDAIGDDLLPGILKTVRMGYDGKGQVRVASREDVRAAFDSMGGVTCLLEKMLPLAYEISVLTARGVDGQSVVYPIAENVHRDGILFTTTVPGPNVTSACAKQAQAAATAIVAELGYVGVLCIEFFVLTDGTLVVNEMAPRPHNSGHYTMDACITSQFAQQVRAMARLPLGDCRQHSPAVMLNILGDVWFDGDTYREPAWDRVVALPGANLHLYGKDDPRPGRKMGHVTFVGHTLIDAQRQFEQACAILGIAP, translated from the coding sequence ATGAGTAACGAAAAGCTTGAAACGGCCCAGCGCGTCGACTTCGCCGCGCTGGCCGAACCGCAGTTCTTACCCGCCGTCCCCAGCGCCAATCCGCCCACGTGGCTGGGCGTAATGGGCGGCGGCCAGCTGGGCCGCATGTTCGCGCAGGCCGCCCAGCAGATGGGGTACCAGGTCGTCGTGCTGGAACCTGCCGCCGACTGCCCCGCGGGGCAGGTGGCGCAGCGCCTGATCAGCGCCGATTACACGGACGGCCCCGCGCTCGATGAACTGGTCGCGCAGTGCGCGGCCGTCACCACCGAATTCGAGAATGTCCCGGCCGACAGCCTGGCGCGCCTGGCGCAGCAGATCTTTGTCGCGCCCAACGCCGCCGGTGTGTCGGTGGCGCAGGACCGCATCGCCGAGAAGACGTTCTTTGTCGGCTGCGCGGAAAAATCCGGCGTGCTGCCGGCGCCGCACAAGGTCATCGCCACGCAGGCCGACATCGACGCCATCGGCGACGACCTGCTGCCGGGCATCCTGAAAACCGTGCGCATGGGCTACGACGGCAAGGGCCAGGTACGCGTGGCGTCGCGCGAGGACGTGCGTGCCGCATTCGACTCCATGGGCGGTGTCACGTGCCTGCTGGAGAAGATGCTGCCGCTGGCCTATGAAATCTCCGTGCTGACGGCGCGCGGCGTGGACGGCCAGTCGGTCGTCTACCCGATCGCGGAAAACGTCCACCGCGACGGCATCCTGTTCACGACCACTGTACCCGGCCCGAACGTGACGTCCGCCTGCGCGAAACAGGCACAGGCCGCCGCGACCGCGATTGTCGCGGAGCTGGGCTATGTCGGCGTGCTGTGCATCGAGTTCTTCGTGCTGACGGACGGCACGCTGGTCGTCAACGAAATGGCGCCGCGGCCGCACAATTCCGGCCACTACACGATGGATGCCTGCATCACGAGCCAGTTCGCCCAGCAGGTGCGGGCGATGGCCCGGCTGCCGCTGGGCGATTGTCGCCAGCATTCGCCGGCCGTCATGCTCAACATCCTGGGCGACGTCTGGTTCGACGGCGACACCTACCGCGAGCCGGCCTGGGACCGGGTCGTCGCGCTGCCGGGTGCCAACCTGCACCTGTACGGCAAGGACGACCCCCGGCCGGGCCGCAAGATGGGGCACGTGACGTTTGTCGGCCATACGCTGATCGATGCGCAGCGCCAGTTCGAGCAGGCTTGCGCCATCCTGGGTATCGCGCCGTGA
- the purE gene encoding 5-(carboxyamino)imidazole ribonucleotide mutase, translating to MADSKQPLVGVIMGSSSDWDVMQHAVAILKQFGVPFEAQVISAHRMPDEMFTYAETARSRGLRAIIAGAGGAAHLPGMVAAKTIVPVLGVPVPSKYLRGEDSLLSIVQMPKGVPVSTFAIGEAGAANAALTAVAILAATDDALAEQLEAFRATQTAAAKAMILPLE from the coding sequence ATGGCCGATTCGAAGCAGCCGCTGGTCGGCGTCATCATGGGTTCCAGTTCCGACTGGGACGTGATGCAGCACGCCGTCGCCATCCTCAAGCAGTTCGGCGTGCCGTTCGAGGCGCAGGTGATTTCGGCGCACCGCATGCCGGACGAGATGTTTACGTATGCGGAAACCGCGCGGTCGCGCGGCCTGCGCGCGATCATCGCCGGTGCCGGCGGTGCCGCGCACCTGCCCGGCATGGTGGCCGCGAAGACCATCGTGCCGGTGCTGGGCGTGCCCGTGCCGTCGAAGTACCTGCGCGGCGAGGATTCGCTGCTGTCCATCGTGCAGATGCCGAAAGGCGTGCCCGTATCGACGTTCGCCATCGGCGAAGCCGGCGCCGCCAACGCGGCGTTGACGGCGGTGGCCATCCTGGCCGCCACGGACGATGCGCTGGCCGAGCAGCTCGAGGCGTTCCGCGCCACCCAGACCGCGGCCGCCAAGGCCATGATTTTGCCGCTTGAATAA
- a CDS encoding phosphoribosylaminoimidazolesuccinocarboxamide synthase has protein sequence MKSLYQSSIQSLPLLGHGKVRDNYAVGDDKILIVTTDRLSAFDVVMNEPIPGKGMVLNQMSDFWFEKLGHIVPNHLTGVAPESVVAPDEVDQVKGRAVVAKRLKPILVEAVVRGYIIGSGWKDYQATGSVCGIELPKGLRQADKLPEPLFTPAAKADLGEHDENISFADMESRIGAELAARMRDVSIKLYKAAADYAATRGIIIADTKFEFGLDENGVMHLMDEVLTADSSRFWPADSYAPDMSPPSFDKQFVRDYLETLTEWKKTPPAPALPAEVIEKTQAKYFEAIERLTGEKLKV, from the coding sequence ATGAAAAGCCTTTACCAGTCCTCCATCCAATCCCTGCCACTGCTCGGCCATGGCAAAGTCCGCGACAACTACGCCGTCGGCGACGACAAGATCCTGATCGTCACGACCGACCGCCTGTCGGCCTTCGACGTCGTCATGAACGAACCGATCCCCGGCAAGGGCATGGTGCTGAACCAGATGAGCGACTTCTGGTTCGAGAAGCTCGGCCATATCGTGCCGAACCACCTGACCGGCGTGGCGCCGGAATCCGTGGTGGCACCCGATGAAGTGGACCAGGTGAAGGGCCGTGCCGTTGTCGCCAAGCGCCTCAAGCCGATCCTCGTGGAGGCGGTCGTGCGCGGCTACATCATCGGTTCGGGCTGGAAGGACTACCAGGCCACCGGCAGCGTGTGCGGCATCGAACTGCCGAAAGGCCTGCGCCAGGCCGACAAGCTGCCCGAGCCGCTGTTCACGCCGGCCGCGAAAGCCGACCTGGGCGAGCACGACGAGAACATCAGCTTTGCCGACATGGAGAGCCGCATCGGTGCGGAACTGGCCGCCAGGATGCGCGACGTCAGCATCAAGCTGTACAAGGCGGCTGCCGACTACGCGGCCACGCGCGGCATTATCATCGCCGACACCAAGTTCGAATTCGGCCTGGATGAAAACGGCGTCATGCACCTGATGGACGAAGTGCTGACGGCCGACTCGTCGCGCTTCTGGCCGGCCGATTCGTACGCGCCGGACATGTCGCCGCCGTCGTTCGACAAGCAGTTCGTGCGCGACTACCTGGAAACGCTGACGGAGTGGAAGAAGACGCCACCGGCGCCGGCGCTGCCGGCCGAGGTGATCGAAAAGACCCAGGCCAAGTACTTCGAAGCCATCGAACGCCTGACGGGCGAGAAGCTGAAGGTCTGA
- the fba gene encoding class II fructose-bisphosphate aldolase (catalyzes the reversible aldol condensation of dihydroxyacetonephosphate and glyceraldehyde 3-phosphate in the Calvin cycle, glycolysis, and/or gluconeogenesis): MSLVSMRQLLDHAAEHGYGLPAFNVNNLEQVQAIMAAADAVNSPVIMQASAGARKYAGEAFLRHLIDAAVEAYPHIPVVMHQDHGQSPAVCMAAIRSGFTSVMMDGSLEADGKSVASYDYNVEVSREVVKFSHAIGVTVEAELGVLGSLETMKGDKEDGHGADGTMTREQLLTDVAQAADFVERTQCDALAIAIGTSHGAYKFTRKPTGDILAIDRIKEIHARIPNTHLVMHGSSSVPQELLAIIREFGGDMKETYGVPVEEIQEGIRHGVRKINIDTDIRLAMTAAIRKFMFQNPSKFDPRDYLKPARLAAEEVVKARFLAFGCEGRASQIKPVPLEKMAERYKAGELAQIVK, from the coding sequence ATGTCCCTCGTATCCATGCGTCAGCTGCTGGACCATGCCGCCGAACACGGCTATGGCCTGCCAGCGTTCAACGTCAACAACCTGGAACAGGTGCAGGCCATCATGGCTGCCGCCGACGCCGTCAACAGCCCGGTCATCATGCAGGCGTCCGCCGGCGCCCGCAAATATGCCGGCGAGGCGTTCCTGCGTCACCTGATCGATGCAGCGGTCGAAGCCTACCCGCACATCCCCGTCGTCATGCACCAGGACCACGGCCAGTCGCCGGCCGTCTGCATGGCCGCGATCCGCTCGGGCTTCACGTCCGTCATGATGGACGGCTCGCTGGAAGCGGACGGCAAGTCCGTTGCGTCGTACGACTACAACGTGGAAGTGTCGCGTGAAGTCGTCAAGTTCTCGCACGCCATCGGTGTCACCGTGGAAGCGGAACTGGGCGTGCTCGGTTCGCTGGAAACGATGAAGGGCGACAAGGAAGACGGCCACGGCGCCGACGGCACGATGACCCGCGAACAGCTGCTCACCGACGTGGCGCAGGCCGCCGACTTCGTCGAGCGCACCCAGTGCGACGCGCTGGCGATTGCCATCGGCACCTCGCACGGCGCGTACAAGTTCACCCGCAAGCCGACCGGCGACATCCTGGCCATCGACCGCATCAAGGAAATCCACGCGCGCATCCCGAACACGCACCTGGTCATGCACGGTTCGTCCTCCGTTCCACAAGAACTGCTGGCGATCATCCGTGAATTCGGCGGCGACATGAAGGAAACCTACGGCGTGCCGGTGGAAGAGATCCAGGAAGGCATCCGTCACGGCGTGCGCAAGATCAACATCGACACCGATATCCGCCTGGCGATGACGGCCGCGATCCGCAAGTTCATGTTCCAGAACCCGTCGAAGTTCGATCCGCGCGACTACCTGAAGCCGGCCCGCCTGGCGGCCGAGGAAGTCGTCAAGGCCCGTTTCCTGGCGTTCGGCTGCGAAGGCCGCGCTTCCCAGATCAAGCCGGTGCCGCTGGAAAAAATGGCAGAACGTTACAAGGCCGGTGAACTGGCCCAGATTGTGAAGTAA
- the pyk gene encoding pyruvate kinase, giving the protein MSRGTKIVATIGPASTDLQVLTRMIRAGVDVVRLNFSHGKAQDHIDRANLVRQAAAECGREVAIMADMQGPKIRVGKFEEGKINLANGDKFILDAKWGENGELGNQERVGLDYKNLPNDLRAKDVLLLNDGLIVLVVDKIAGSEIYTTVKIGGELSNNKGINRQGGGLTAPALTAKDMEDIKTAMSFQADYLAISFPKNATDMEMARQLANIAGEPYGHKPQMIAKIERAEAIPALQEILNASDGIMVARGDLAVEVGNAAVPALQKRMIRMARESNKIAITATQMMESMIFNAVPTRAEVSDVANAVLDGTDAVMASAETASGRYPVETVEMMAAVCVEAEQSEYNKLDADFLNVRFTRIDQSIAYGALFTAHHLRVKAIVALTESGSTPLWMSRHNIDTPIFALTPSVTTQRKASLYRNVRAHYLLQQGTSREVLKQAEDLLVEHGIAKKGDMIVVTWGEPMGQVGGTNALKIVKVGEFS; this is encoded by the coding sequence ATGTCCCGTGGCACTAAAATCGTCGCAACCATCGGCCCAGCTTCCACCGACCTGCAAGTGTTGACGCGGATGATCCGCGCCGGCGTGGACGTGGTGCGGTTGAACTTCTCGCACGGCAAGGCGCAGGATCACATCGATCGGGCCAACCTGGTGCGGCAGGCGGCGGCGGAGTGCGGGCGGGAAGTGGCCATCATGGCCGACATGCAGGGTCCGAAGATCCGCGTCGGCAAGTTTGAAGAGGGCAAGATCAACCTGGCCAACGGCGACAAGTTCATCCTGGACGCCAAATGGGGCGAAAACGGCGAACTGGGCAACCAGGAACGCGTCGGCCTCGACTATAAAAACCTGCCGAACGACCTGCGCGCGAAAGACGTGCTGCTGCTCAACGACGGCCTGATCGTGCTGGTCGTCGACAAGATCGCCGGCAGCGAGATCTACACGACGGTGAAAATCGGCGGCGAACTGTCCAACAACAAGGGCATCAACCGCCAGGGCGGCGGCCTGACAGCCCCGGCGCTGACGGCGAAGGACATGGAAGACATCAAGACGGCGATGAGCTTCCAGGCCGACTACCTGGCCATTTCGTTCCCGAAAAACGCCACCGACATGGAAATGGCGCGCCAGCTGGCGAACATCGCCGGCGAACCCTACGGCCACAAGCCGCAGATGATCGCCAAGATCGAGCGCGCGGAAGCCATTCCGGCGCTGCAGGAAATCCTGAATGCCTCCGACGGCATCATGGTCGCCCGTGGCGACCTGGCCGTCGAAGTGGGCAACGCCGCCGTGCCCGCGCTGCAAAAGCGCATGATCCGCATGGCGCGCGAGTCGAACAAGATTGCCATCACCGCGACGCAGATGATGGAATCGATGATTTTCAATGCCGTGCCCACGCGCGCGGAAGTGTCCGACGTGGCCAACGCCGTGCTGGACGGCACCGATGCCGTGATGGCGTCGGCCGAAACCGCTTCCGGCCGCTACCCGGTGGAGACCGTCGAAATGATGGCCGCCGTCTGCGTGGAAGCCGAGCAGTCCGAATACAACAAGCTGGATGCCGATTTCCTGAACGTGCGCTTCACGCGCATCGACCAGTCGATCGCCTACGGTGCCCTGTTTACCGCCCACCACCTGCGCGTCAAGGCGATCGTCGCCCTGACCGAATCCGGTTCGACGCCACTGTGGATGAGCCGTCACAATATCGACACCCCGATCTTCGCGCTGACGCCGAGCGTCACCACGCAGCGCAAGGCTTCGCTGTACCGCAACGTGCGCGCGCATTATCTGCTGCAGCAGGGCACGAGCCGCGAAGTGCTGAAGCAGGCCGAGGATCTGCTGGTCGAGCATGGCATTGCGAAGAAGGGCGACATGATCGTCGTCACGTGGGGCGAGCCGATGGGACAGGTCGGCGGCACCAACGCCCTGAAGATCGTCAAGGTAGGCGAGTTCAGCTAG
- a CDS encoding phosphoglycerate kinase, with protein MQAVLNFTRLDDLIAQNALQGKRVFIRADLNVPQDDAGNITEDTRVRASVPAIQAAVKAGAKVMVTSHLGRPTEGEFKPEDSLAPVAARLAELLGQPVELKQDWVDGAGLESLQDGQVVLLENVRVNKGEKKNSDELAQKMAKLCDVYVNDAFGTAHRAEASTHGIAKFAPVAAAGPLLAAELDALGKALGAPARPLLAIVAGSKVSSKLSILKSLADKVDNLVVGGGIANTFMLAAGLKIGKSLAEPDLVEEARAIIDMMSKRGAQVPIPTDVVCAKEFSPTAAATVKAVADVADDDMILDIGPETAKHLAEQIAKAGTIVWNGPVGVFEFDQFGEGTKTLAMAIAESNGFSIAGGGDTLAAIAKYAITDKIGYISTGGGAFLEFLEGKTLPAVEVLVSRAGGQ; from the coding sequence ATGCAAGCTGTCCTGAACTTCACTCGCCTCGACGATCTGATCGCGCAAAACGCGCTGCAAGGCAAGCGGGTCTTCATCCGCGCCGACCTCAACGTGCCGCAGGATGATGCCGGCAACATTACCGAAGACACCCGCGTGCGCGCCTCCGTGCCGGCCATCCAGGCGGCCGTCAAAGCCGGCGCGAAGGTGATGGTGACGTCCCACCTGGGCCGTCCGACCGAAGGCGAGTTCAAGCCCGAGGACAGCCTGGCACCCGTCGCCGCCCGCCTGGCCGAGCTGCTGGGCCAGCCGGTCGAGCTGAAACAGGACTGGGTCGACGGTGCCGGCCTGGAGAGCCTGCAGGATGGCCAGGTCGTGCTGCTGGAGAACGTCCGCGTCAACAAGGGCGAGAAGAAAAACAGCGACGAGCTGGCGCAGAAGATGGCCAAGCTGTGCGACGTCTACGTGAATGACGCGTTCGGCACCGCCCACCGCGCCGAAGCGTCCACCCACGGTATCGCGAAATTCGCGCCGGTCGCCGCCGCCGGCCCGCTGCTGGCCGCCGAGCTCGACGCGCTGGGCAAGGCGCTGGGCGCGCCGGCCCGTCCGCTGCTGGCCATCGTGGCAGGTTCGAAAGTGTCCTCGAAGCTGTCGATCCTGAAATCGCTGGCCGACAAGGTCGACAACCTGGTGGTCGGCGGCGGCATCGCCAACACCTTCATGCTGGCCGCTGGCCTGAAAATCGGCAAGTCGCTGGCCGAGCCGGACCTGGTGGAAGAAGCCCGTGCCATCATCGACATGATGTCCAAGCGCGGCGCGCAAGTGCCGATTCCGACGGATGTCGTGTGCGCCAAGGAGTTCTCGCCGACGGCAGCGGCCACGGTGAAAGCCGTCGCGGACGTCGCGGACGACGACATGATCCTGGACATCGGCCCGGAAACGGCCAAGCACCTGGCCGAGCAGATCGCCAAGGCCGGCACGATCGTCTGGAACGGCCCGGTCGGCGTGTTCGAGTTCGACCAGTTCGGCGAGGGCACGAAAACCCTGGCGATGGCGATTGCCGAGTCGAATGGCTTCTCCATCGCGGGCGGCGGCGACACGCTGGCCGCGATTGCAAAATACGCCATTACCGATAAAATTGGTTATATCTCGACCGGCGGCGGCGCCTTCCTGGAATTCCTCGAAGGCAAGACCCTGCCGGCGGTGGAAGTGCTGGTGTCCCGCGCCGGCGGTCAGTAA
- a CDS encoding AzlD domain-containing protein — protein MSDMEIWIVIVALAVSTAITRSGFWLVGHKVTIPRRVQEMLRYAPSCALAAIIGPDLLLDPSTQALTLLNGKVLAGIAAVGWYLWRRNMLETIVFGMLFFTAVRLLHLF, from the coding sequence ATGAGCGACATGGAAATCTGGATCGTCATCGTGGCGCTGGCCGTGTCCACGGCGATCACCCGCAGCGGCTTCTGGCTGGTAGGGCACAAGGTGACGATTCCCCGCCGCGTGCAGGAAATGCTGCGCTACGCACCGTCCTGCGCGCTGGCCGCCATCATCGGTCCGGACCTGCTGCTGGACCCGTCCACGCAGGCGCTGACGTTGCTCAACGGGAAAGTATTGGCCGGCATCGCGGCCGTCGGCTGGTACCTGTGGCGCCGCAACATGCTGGAGACGATCGTGTTCGGGATGTTGTTTTTCACCGCTGTCCGGCTGTTGCATTTGTTCTAA
- a CDS encoding AzlC family ABC transporter permease, whose translation MSDASDVTTHDPAAWRDGVRTGIPTLFGIGAWGLVVGVAMIKSGLTLPQALGMTLMVFAGSAQLASLPLIAAGAPIWVIFTTALVVNLRFVIFSALLAPHFGMLPWYQRLHLGFVSGDISVALFLQRYPDPAPAPGKLSYLKGLLYPNWASWQVGSIAGIFLGNAVPAEWGLGFAGTLAILCVMVPMVVSRPALCGVLVAGGISVLAAGLPYKLGLLAAVVIGMVTAMAVDELGDKFAPARKEERR comes from the coding sequence ATGAGTGACGCAAGCGACGTAACGACCCACGACCCCGCCGCCTGGCGCGACGGCGTCCGGACCGGCATTCCCACGCTGTTCGGCATCGGCGCGTGGGGCCTCGTCGTGGGCGTTGCCATGATCAAGTCCGGCCTGACCTTGCCGCAGGCGCTGGGCATGACGTTGATGGTGTTTGCCGGCTCGGCCCAGCTGGCGTCGCTGCCGCTGATCGCCGCCGGCGCGCCGATCTGGGTGATCTTTACCACCGCCCTGGTCGTCAACCTGCGTTTCGTCATCTTTTCCGCGCTGCTGGCGCCGCATTTCGGCATGCTGCCGTGGTACCAGCGCCTGCACCTGGGCTTTGTCTCGGGCGACATCTCCGTTGCCTTGTTCCTGCAGCGCTACCCCGACCCCGCGCCGGCGCCCGGCAAGCTGTCCTACCTGAAGGGCCTGCTGTATCCGAACTGGGCGTCGTGGCAGGTCGGTTCCATCGCCGGCATTTTCCTGGGCAATGCCGTGCCCGCCGAATGGGGGCTGGGCTTTGCCGGCACCCTGGCCATCCTCTGCGTGATGGTGCCGATGGTCGTCAGCCGGCCCGCGCTGTGCGGCGTGCTGGTGGCCGGCGGGATTTCCGTGCTGGCGGCCGGCCTGCCTTATAAACTGGGGCTGCTCGCTGCCGTGGTGATCGGCATGGTCACGGCGATGGCCGTCGACGAACTGGGCGACAAGTTCGCACCGGCGCGCAAGGAGGAGCGGCGATGA
- a CDS encoding zinc-finger domain-containing protein, protein MSNATTPVELEGKDLPAFCPNPAMPLWSGHPRVFLDFAANGEAKCPYCGTAYRIKPGSAVHHH, encoded by the coding sequence ATGAGCAACGCCACCACGCCCGTCGAACTCGAAGGTAAGGATCTGCCGGCATTTTGCCCGAACCCGGCCATGCCGCTGTGGTCCGGCCATCCGCGCGTGTTCCTGGATTTCGCCGCCAACGGCGAGGCAAAGTGCCCGTACTGCGGCACCGCCTACCGCATCAAGCCAGGCTCGGCCGTTCACCACCACTGA
- a CDS encoding YybH family protein, which produces MKKKQLNGSPAEVEAAFYDALNRADVEALMALWADDEEVVCIHPGGPRLVGHRAIRESWTMLLEHGAAGHIRPSQLHETHNLMSAVHTVVEGVTAAQGEPHHLVATNVYMKTPKGWRIVLHHVSIAPGAVPAEPPSQILH; this is translated from the coding sequence ATGAAGAAGAAACAGCTGAACGGCAGCCCCGCCGAAGTGGAAGCGGCGTTCTATGACGCCCTCAACCGCGCGGACGTGGAAGCGCTGATGGCGCTGTGGGCGGACGACGAGGAAGTCGTCTGCATCCACCCGGGCGGCCCGCGCCTGGTCGGCCATCGCGCCATCCGCGAATCGTGGACGATGCTGCTGGAGCACGGCGCGGCCGGCCACATCCGTCCGTCGCAACTGCACGAGACGCACAACCTGATGAGCGCGGTGCACACCGTTGTCGAAGGTGTCACCGCCGCGCAGGGCGAGCCGCATCACCTGGTTGCCACCAATGTCTACATGAAGACGCCGAAAGGCTGGCGCATCGTGCTGCACCACGTCTCCATCGCGCCCGGCGCCGTCCCGGCCGAGCCCCCATCGCAGATCCTGCATTGA
- a CDS encoding YheT family hydrolase produces MKYTAPLWLPNGHFQTIYPAKCIPKPAVAFRRERWPTPDGDFIDVDFIDGAPGAPFVVLFHGLEGSSDSHYCRALGAELVARGWSGAIPHFRGCSGEPNLAPRFYHSGDAQEADWILRRLHERATGKFYACGVSLGGNVLLRWLGEWQHAAEFVDAAVAVSAPLDLARGGEALGRGFNQVYQRMFLQTLKPKCAAKHTQFPGLFDIDAMRAAPDLYTFDNIVTAPLHGYRNVEDYWNRASAKHVLEDITVPTLVLNARNDPFLPGRYLPTKASSHVVLDYPAEGGHVGFATGRMPGSLAWLPRRMIHFLEGGRSIGAPQTAALCDA; encoded by the coding sequence ATGAAATACACCGCGCCGCTGTGGCTGCCCAACGGCCACTTCCAGACGATCTACCCCGCCAAGTGCATCCCCAAGCCGGCCGTGGCGTTCCGGCGCGAGCGCTGGCCCACGCCCGATGGCGACTTCATCGACGTCGATTTCATCGACGGCGCCCCGGGGGCACCCTTTGTCGTGCTGTTCCATGGGCTGGAAGGCTCGTCGGACAGCCACTACTGCCGCGCGCTGGGCGCGGAACTGGTCGCGCGCGGCTGGTCGGGCGCCATCCCGCACTTTCGCGGCTGCTCCGGGGAACCGAACCTGGCGCCCCGCTTCTATCACTCCGGCGACGCCCAGGAGGCCGACTGGATCCTGCGCCGCCTGCACGAGCGCGCCACCGGCAAGTTCTACGCATGCGGCGTCTCGCTGGGCGGCAACGTACTGCTGCGCTGGCTGGGCGAGTGGCAGCATGCGGCGGAGTTTGTCGATGCGGCCGTCGCGGTGTCCGCCCCGCTCGACCTGGCGCGCGGCGGCGAGGCGCTGGGACGCGGCTTCAACCAGGTCTACCAGCGCATGTTCCTGCAGACGTTGAAACCGAAGTGCGCCGCCAAGCACACGCAGTTCCCCGGCCTGTTCGACATCGATGCGATGCGCGCCGCGCCCGACCTGTACACGTTCGACAACATCGTCACGGCACCCCTGCACGGCTACCGCAACGTGGAGGACTACTGGAACCGTGCCAGCGCCAAGCACGTGCTGGAGGACATCACGGTGCCCACCCTGGTGCTCAATGCACGCAACGACCCGTTCCTGCCGGGGCGGTACCTGCCGACGAAGGCGTCGTCGCACGTGGTACTGGACTACCCGGCCGAAGGCGGGCACGTGGGATTCGCCACGGGCCGCATGCCCGGCAGCCTGGCCTGGCTGCCGCGCCGCATGATCCACTTCCTCGAGGGCGGCCGCAGTATCGGCGCGCCGCAAACGGCCGCGCTGTGCGATGCTTGA
- a CDS encoding DUF2946 family protein, producing MDDIVKQAMAKWPNVPHCYGWLALDARGNWRMRDERAQQQDLPGDKLTNAALVGFINRNYQRDERGCWFFQNGPQRVFLNLEATPFVARTDPAQGLVLHTGAALPAPEAAYLTEAGELILQAGDVVAQLDDRDFAQALEWFERDGQPLADDALLGWIEQPQGKLTVRIGGAAIEVQRIARDDVPARLGFVKLPSA from the coding sequence ATGGACGATATCGTAAAACAGGCAATGGCCAAATGGCCGAACGTACCCCACTGCTACGGCTGGCTGGCGCTGGACGCGCGCGGCAACTGGCGCATGCGCGACGAGCGCGCACAGCAGCAGGACCTCCCCGGCGACAAGCTGACCAACGCGGCGCTGGTGGGCTTTATCAATCGCAACTATCAGCGTGACGAGCGGGGTTGCTGGTTCTTCCAGAACGGCCCGCAGCGCGTATTCCTCAATTTGGAAGCGACACCCTTCGTCGCCCGCACCGATCCCGCGCAGGGGCTGGTACTGCACACGGGCGCGGCGCTGCCGGCGCCCGAAGCGGCGTACCTGACTGAAGCGGGTGAGCTGATCCTGCAGGCGGGCGACGTCGTCGCGCAACTGGACGACCGCGACTTCGCGCAGGCACTGGAGTGGTTCGAGCGGGACGGCCAGCCGCTGGCCGACGATGCGCTGCTGGGATGGATCGAACAGCCGCAAGGCAAGCTGACGGTGCGGATCGGCGGCGCGGCCATCGAGGTGCAACGGATCGCACGGGACGACGTGCCGGCGCGGCTGGGGTTCGTGAAGCTTCCCTCGGCTTGA